From Megalops cyprinoides isolate fMegCyp1 chromosome 18, fMegCyp1.pri, whole genome shotgun sequence, one genomic window encodes:
- the cnot7 gene encoding CCR4-NOT transcription complex subunit 7 isoform X1, which translates to MPAATVDHSQRICDVWACNLDEELKRIRHVIRKYNYIAMDTEFPGVVARPIGEFRSNADYQYQLLRCNVDLLKIIQLGLTFMNEQGEYPPGTSTWQFNFKFNLTEDMYAQDSIELLTTSGIQFKKHEEEGIETLYFAELLMTSGVVLCEGVKWLSFHSGYDFGYLIKILSNSNLPDEEADFFEILRLFFPIIYDVKYLMKSCKNLKGGLQEVAEQLELERIGPQHQAGSDSLLTGMAFFKMREMFFEDHIDDAKYCGHLYGLGSGSSYVQNGTGNAYEEEANKQQS; encoded by the exons ATGCCTGCAGCAACTGTGGATCACAGCCAAAGAATATGTGATGTTTGGGCTTGCAACCTGGATGAAGAACTGAAGAGAATACGGCATGTCATTCGCAAATATAACTACATTGCAATG gATACAGAGTTTCCAGGTGTAGTTGCAAGACCAATTGGAGAATTCAGAAGTAATGCAGACTACCAGTACCAATTACTGCGATGCAATGTGGACTTGTTAAAGATAATCCAGCTGGGATTAACATTCATGAATGAACAGGGTGAATACCCACCAGGAACCTCAACATGGCAATTCAATTTTAAGTTTAATCTCAC GGAAGACATGTATGCACAGGACTCCATAGAGCTGCTGACAACGTCAGGTATCCAGTTCAAAAAGCATGAGGAGGAAGGGATCGAAACGTTGTATTTTGCAGAGCTGCTCATGACCTCGGGGGTGGTGCTCTGTGAAGGCGTGAAGTGGCTTTCTTTCCACAG TGGCTATGACTTTGGATACCTAATCAAAATTTTGTCAAACTCCAACTTACCAGATGAAGAAGCAGACTTCTTTGAGATCCTCCGCTTATTCTTTCCCATTATTTATGATGTGAAGTACCTCATGAAAAGCTGCAAAAACCTAAAG GGCGGCTTACAAGAAGTGGCTGaacagctggagctggagagaatTGGACCACAGCACCAGGCGGGTTCGGACTCCCTACTCACTGGCATGGCATTCTTCAAGATGAGAGAG ATGTTCTTTGAGGATCACATCGATGACGCCAAATACTGTGGTCACTTGTACGGGCTAGGTTCAGGCTCATCATATGTTCAGAATGGCACCGGCAACGCCTATGAGGAGGAAGCCAACAAACAGCAATCATGA
- the cnot7 gene encoding CCR4-NOT transcription complex subunit 7 isoform X2 — protein MSFANITTLQWEDMYAQDSIELLTTSGIQFKKHEEEGIETLYFAELLMTSGVVLCEGVKWLSFHSGYDFGYLIKILSNSNLPDEEADFFEILRLFFPIIYDVKYLMKSCKNLKGGLQEVAEQLELERIGPQHQAGSDSLLTGMAFFKMREMFFEDHIDDAKYCGHLYGLGSGSSYVQNGTGNAYEEEANKQQS, from the exons ATGTCATTCGCAAATATAACTACATTGCAATG GGAAGACATGTATGCACAGGACTCCATAGAGCTGCTGACAACGTCAGGTATCCAGTTCAAAAAGCATGAGGAGGAAGGGATCGAAACGTTGTATTTTGCAGAGCTGCTCATGACCTCGGGGGTGGTGCTCTGTGAAGGCGTGAAGTGGCTTTCTTTCCACAG TGGCTATGACTTTGGATACCTAATCAAAATTTTGTCAAACTCCAACTTACCAGATGAAGAAGCAGACTTCTTTGAGATCCTCCGCTTATTCTTTCCCATTATTTATGATGTGAAGTACCTCATGAAAAGCTGCAAAAACCTAAAG GGCGGCTTACAAGAAGTGGCTGaacagctggagctggagagaatTGGACCACAGCACCAGGCGGGTTCGGACTCCCTACTCACTGGCATGGCATTCTTCAAGATGAGAGAG ATGTTCTTTGAGGATCACATCGATGACGCCAAATACTGTGGTCACTTGTACGGGCTAGGTTCAGGCTCATCATATGTTCAGAATGGCACCGGCAACGCCTATGAGGAGGAAGCCAACAAACAGCAATCATGA